From the genome of Anticarsia gemmatalis isolate Benzon Research Colony breed Stoneville strain chromosome 13, ilAntGemm2 primary, whole genome shotgun sequence, one region includes:
- the mRpS18A gene encoding mitochondrial ribosomal protein S18A, whose translation MAGLVRAGFSFAKNAIFSTSVRSIATTKQLNLKEIRERTEGSSLVVEGVTVPSPRTELMIRAENIPGHEVATSPSEKSPCYMCALGLDIKHTDVLIISQFVRSDGCMLPRRITGLCRRQQKKMGKLVSMAQKAGLMINLTPSYCQKDPKKRRDYKKFNTYFDESTIFLRKIPKPVDRFKR comes from the exons atggcGGGGCTGGTTAGAGCTGGGTTTTCTTTCGCCAAAAATGCGATTTTCTCCACTTCAGTACGCTCTATTGCGACTACTAAACAGTTAAATTTAAAAGAGA ttcGCGAGCGCACAGAAGGATCTTCCTTAGTTGTAGAAGGCGTTACCGTGCCCTCACCGCGTACGGAACTAATGATTCGTGCAGAGAATATTCCAGGTCATGAAGTGGCGACCAGCCCATCTGAAAAGTCTCCTTGTTATATGTGTGCTCTGGGGTTGGACATAAAACATACAGATGTTTTGATTATTAGCCAATTTGTGCGGTCAGACGGCTGTATGCTACCTCGACGTATTACAGGACTTTGTCGCCGACAACAGAAGAAAATGGGCAAATTAGTTTCTATGGCTCAGAAAGCAG gtCTGATGATCAACCTAACACCAAGCTATTGTCAAAAGGATCCTAAAAAGCGTCGTGATTACAAGAAGTTCAACACTTACTTTGACGAGAGCACAATATTCCTCAGGAAAATTCCCAAACCAGTAGACAGATTCAAGCgctaa